One genomic region from Populus nigra chromosome 8, ddPopNigr1.1, whole genome shotgun sequence encodes:
- the LOC133700817 gene encoding protein LURP-one-related 11-like encodes MAKVHALPQVDSSSCSTSTTSYISSKPETFTIWMKSLVMQTNGCTVYNENGEVVYRVDNYDKKGSNKVYLMDLKGNVLFTILRRKLFFFRQWRGYKSDGLKLRNQEPYFQAKSTEIFQGNLSCRITVRSSEAPDQRCHYKLESLAGKLAFKITNSNGEIVAEAKRKQSSSGVLLGDDVLTLVVEPHVDHSFIIGLVTVYGLMHHKL; translated from the exons ATGGCCAAGGTTCATGCTTTACCACAAGTTGATTCTTCTTCTTGCTCTACCTCTACTACTTCTTATATCTCTTCAAAGCCAGAAACGTTCACTATATGGATGAAATCACTTGTGATGCAAACAAATGGGTGCACTGTTTATAATGAAAATGGTGAGGTTGTTTATCGAGTAGATAATTATGACAAGAAGGGAAGCAATAAAGTTTATCTCATGGATCTCAAGGGCAATGTTCTCTTCACTATACTTAGAAGG AAACTATTCTTCTTCAGACAGTGGAGGGGTTATAAAAGTGATGGCTTAAAGTTAAGAAATCAAGAGCCTTATTTCCAAGCTAAAAGTACAGAAATATTCCAAGGCAATTTATCTTGTCGAATTACTGTTCGATCCAGCGAAGCTCCTGATCAGAGATGCCACTACAAGTTAGAATCCTTGGCTGGAAAATTAGCATTCAAGATTACAAACAGCAATGGTGAAATTGTTGCAGAG GCCAAGAGAAAGCAATCATCCTCGGGAGTATTATTAGGAGATGATGTACTGACCTTGGTGGTGGAGCCTCATGTTGACCACTCTTTTATCATCGGACTTGTTACTGTGTACGGTTTGATGCATCATAAACTGTGA
- the LOC133700397 gene encoding protein LURP-one-related 4 isoform X2 — protein MAKVFPHSQRPVLDPFVSLEKETFTIWMKSLVCQTNGCTVFDSNGDIVYRIDNYDKKCSSKVYLMDLRGRVLVTIIRRKRLQIVGCWYGYRWNPDANEEKPWFQVKTYRRLICMGSFACQVTVGFDKYWVVKLSSKQAFRIVNIDREVIAEVKQKQLSSGISLGDDVLTLVVEPHIDHSLIMAIVTVYGLINYKL, from the exons ATGGCTAAAGTGTTTCCTCACAGTCAGAGACCTGTGTTAGACCCTTTCGTGTctttagaaaaagaaacattCACTATATGGATGAAATCACTTGTGTGCCAAACTAATGGCTGCACCGTCTTTGATTCCAATGGAGACATTGTTTATCGCATCGACAACTATGATAAGAAGTGCAGCAGTAAGGTCTATCTCATGGATCTTCGAGGCAGAGTTCTTGTTACAATTATACGAAGAAAG AGGTTACAGATTGTAGGGTGCTGGTATGGTTATAGATGGAATCCTGATGCCAACGAGGAGAAGCCATGGTTTCAAGTGAAAACATATCGCAGACTTATCTGTATGGGAAGCTTTGCCTGTCAAGTTACTGTAGGGTTTGACAAGTATTGGGTGGTGAAATTGAGCAGCAAACAGGCATTTAGAATCGTGAACATTGATAGAGAGGTTATTGCAGAG GTGaagcaaaaacaattatctTCAGGAATCTCACTGGGGGATGATGTGCTAACTTTGGTTGTGGAGCCTCACATAGATCATTCCCTGATAATGGCAATTGTGACTGTCTATGGGTTGATCAATTATAAACTGTAG
- the LOC133700397 gene encoding protein LURP-one-related 4 isoform X1 produces MAKVFPHSQRPVLDPFVSLEKETFTIWMKSLVCQTNGCTVFDSNGDIVYRIDNYDKKCSSKVYLMDLRGRVLVTIIRRKRLQIVGCWYGYRWNPDANEEKPWFQVKTYRRLICMGSFACQVTVGFDKYWVVKLSSKQAFRIVNIDREVIAEIAGLMQVKQKQLSSGISLGDDVLTLVVEPHIDHSLIMAIVTVYGLINYKL; encoded by the exons ATGGCTAAAGTGTTTCCTCACAGTCAGAGACCTGTGTTAGACCCTTTCGTGTctttagaaaaagaaacattCACTATATGGATGAAATCACTTGTGTGCCAAACTAATGGCTGCACCGTCTTTGATTCCAATGGAGACATTGTTTATCGCATCGACAACTATGATAAGAAGTGCAGCAGTAAGGTCTATCTCATGGATCTTCGAGGCAGAGTTCTTGTTACAATTATACGAAGAAAG AGGTTACAGATTGTAGGGTGCTGGTATGGTTATAGATGGAATCCTGATGCCAACGAGGAGAAGCCATGGTTTCAAGTGAAAACATATCGCAGACTTATCTGTATGGGAAGCTTTGCCTGTCAAGTTACTGTAGGGTTTGACAAGTATTGGGTGGTGAAATTGAGCAGCAAACAGGCATTTAGAATCGTGAACATTGATAGAGAGGTTATTGCAGAG ATTGCTGGTTTAATGCAGGTGaagcaaaaacaattatctTCAGGAATCTCACTGGGGGATGATGTGCTAACTTTGGTTGTGGAGCCTCACATAGATCATTCCCTGATAATGGCAATTGTGACTGTCTATGGGTTGATCAATTATAAACTGTAG